A section of the Camelus ferus isolate YT-003-E chromosome 33, BCGSAC_Cfer_1.0, whole genome shotgun sequence genome encodes:
- the UBE4A gene encoding ubiquitin conjugation factor E4 A — protein sequence MTDQENNNNISSNPFAALFGSLADAKQFAAIQKEQLKQQSDELPASPDDSDNSVSESLDEFDYSVAEISRSFRSQQEICEQLNINHMIQRIFLITLDNSDPSLKSGNGIPSRCVYLEEMAVDLEDQDWLDMNNVEQAVFTRLLLQDPGNHLINMTSSTTLNLSADRDAGERHIFCYLYSCFQRAKEEITKVPENLLPFAVQCRNLTVSNTRTVLLTPEIYVDQNIHEQLVDLMLEAIIGGHFDGVAEFLDEVIEALILDEEVRTFPEVMIPVFDILLGRIKDLELCQMLLYAYLDILLYFTRQKDMAKVFVDYIQPKDPSNGQMYQKTLLGVILNISCLLKTPGVVENHGYFLNPSRSSPQEIKVQEANIHQFMARFHEKIYQMLKNLLQLSPETKHCILSWLGNCLHANAGRTKIWANQMPEIFFQMYASDAFFLNLGAALLKLCQPFCKPRSSRLLTFNPTYCALKELNDEERKIKNVHMRGLDKETCLIPAVQEPKFPQTYNLVTENLVLTEYTLYLGFHRLHDQMVKINQNLHRLQVAWRDAQQSSSPAADNLREQFERLMTIYLSTKTAMTEPQMLQNCLNLQVSMAVLLVQLAIGNEGSQPVELTFPLPDGYSSLAYVPEFFADNLGDFLIFLRRFADDILETSADSLEHVLHFITIFTGSIERMKNPHLRAKLAEVLEAVMPHLDQTPNPLVSSVFHRKRVFCNFPYAAHLAEALIKVFVDIEFTGDPHQFEQKFNYRRPMYPILRYMWGTDTYRESIKDLADYASKNLEAMNPPLFLRFLNLLMNDAIFLLDEAIQYLSKIKIQQIEKDRGEWDSLTPEARREKEAGLQMFGQLARFHNIMSNETIGTLAFLTSEIKSLFVHPFLAERIISMLNYFLQHLVGPKMGALKVKDFSEFDFKPQQLVSDICTIYLNLGDEENFCATVPKDGRSYSPTLFAQTVRVLKKINKPGNMIVAFSNLAERIKSLADLQQQEEETYADACDEFLDPIMSTLMSDPVVLPSSRVTVDRSTIARHLLSDQTDPFNRSPLTMDQIRPNTELKEKIQRWLAERKQQQKEQLE from the exons ATGACAGACCAGGAGAATAACAACAACATCTCAAGTAACCCCTTTGCTGCTCTTTTCGGCTCCCTGGCTGATGCCAAGCAGTTTGCAGCAATCCAAAAAGAGCAGCTGAAGCAGCAATCTG ATGAACTCCCAGCTAGCCCAGATGACTCGGATAATAGTGTGTCAGAGAGCCTGGATGAATTTGATTACTCTGTGGCTGAGATTAGCCGCTCATTCCGTTCACAGCAGGAAATATGTGAGCAACTCAACATCAATCACATGATCCAAAGGATCTTCCTCATTACGCTGGACAACA GTGACCCAAGCCTGAAAAGTGGGAATGGCATCCCCAGCCGTTGTGTGTATTTGGAAGAAATGGCAGTAGACCTGGAAGATCAAGACTGGCTTGATATGAACAACGTTGAGCAG gCTGTCTTTACTCGCTTATTACTTCAAGATCCAGGCAACCACTTGATTAACATGACTTCTTCTACAACGTTGAATCTCTCTGCTGATCGAGATGCAGGGGAGAGGCATATTTTTTGTTACCTTTATTCCTGCTTCCAAAGAGCCAAGGAAGAG ATTACCAAAGTTCCAGAGAACCTGCTGCCCTTTGCAGTGCAGTGCAGGAACCTCACTGTGTCCAATACCCGCACAGTTCTCCTCACCCCAGAGATCTATGTTGACCAAAACATCCATGAGCAACTGGTAGATTTGATGTTGGAAGCCATCATAGGAGGCC ATTTTGATGGTGTAGCTGAGTTTCTTGATGAGGTCATCGAAGCCTTGATACTGGATGAGGAAGTTCGAACATTTCCAGAAGTCATGATTCCAGTGTTTGATATTTTATTGGGCCGAATAAAAGACCTAGAACTCTGCCAGATGCTTTTGTATGCTTATCTGGATATTCTTCTCTATTTCACTAGGCAGAAGGATATGGCGAAG GTTTTTGTAGACTACATTCAGCCCAAGGACCCTAGTAATGGCCAGATGTACCAGAAGACCTTGCTGGGAGTAATCCTGAATATCTCCTGCCTATTAAAGACTCCGGGTGTAGTAGAAAACCACGGCTACTTCCTGAATCCATCTCGTTCCAGTCCCCAGGAGATCAAAGTACAAGAGGCCAACATTCATCAG TTCATGGCTCGGTTCCATGAAAAGATCTACCAGATGCTGAAGAACTTACTCCAGCTCTCTCCAGAAACCAAACACTGTATCTTGTCCTGGCTTGGAAACTGTTTGCATGCAAATGCAGGCCGCACCAAGATTTGGGCCAATCAGATGCCAGAAATCTTCTTCCAAATGTATGCCTCGGATGCCTTCTTTCTGAATCTGGGTGCTGCTCTCCTGAAGCTATGCCAGCCATTTTGCAAACCCAGATCCTCTCGGCTCCTCACCTTTAATCCCACTTACTGTGCCCTGAAGGAGTTGAATGATGAAGAacgaaaaattaaaaatgtacacatgAGAG GTTTGGACAAAGAAACCTGTTTGATCCCAGCTGTGCAGGAGCCAAAGTTTCCCCAGACTTACAACCTTGTAACAGAAAACCTTGTCCTGACAGAGTACACCTTGTACTTGGGATTTCACAG GTTGCATGATCAGATGGTAAAAATCAACCAAAATCTGCATCGGCTGCAGGTAGCCTGGCGGGATGCTCAGCAAAGTTCTAGCCCTGCTGCTGACAACCTCCGGGAGCAGTTTGAACGACTGATGACCATCTATCTTTCTACTAAGACTGCAATGACTGAGCCGCAGATGCTGCAGAACTGCCTAAATTTGCAGGTGTCCATGGCTGTTCTCCTAGTCCAGCTGGCCATAGGCAATGAGGGCTCCCAGCCAGTAGAGCTAACTTTTCCTTTGCCAGATGGCTACAGTTCTTTGGCTTATGTGCCAG aattttttgcAGATAACTTGGgtgatttcctcatttttctccgCCGCTTTGCCGATGACATCTTGGAGACATCAGCAGATTCCCTGGAACATGTCCTTCACTTTATCACCATTTTCACTGGAAGCATAGAAAG GATGAAGAATCCCCACCTACGAGCCAAACTGGCTGAGGTGTTGGAAGCGGTGATGCCCCACCTGGATCAGACCCCAAATCCCTTGGTATCCAGTGTGTTCCACCGGAAACGTGTGTTCTGCAACTTCCCCTATGCAGCCCACCTTGCAGAAGCTCTAATCAAGGTCTTCGTGGATATTGAGTTTACAG GAGACCCCCATCAATTTGAGCAGAAGTTTAATTACCGCCGCCCCATGTATCCCATCCTCAGGTACATGTGGGGAACAGACACCTATCGCGAGAGCATTAAG GACTTGGCTGACTATGCCTCTAAGAATTTAGAAGCCATGAATCCCCCACTTTTCCTCCGCTTTCTTAACCTGCTAATGAACGATGCCATCTTCCTTTTGGATGAAGCCATacag TATTTGAGCAAGATAAAGATTCAACAGATTGAGAAGGACCGAGGTGAATGGGATAGTCTGACTCCAGAAGCCCGCCGAGAAAAGGAGGCTGGCCTACAGATGTTTGGACAGCTGGCACGTTTCCATAACATCATGTCCAATGAAACAATTGGTACCCTTGCCTTTCTGACGTCAG AGATCAAATCACTCTTTGTGCATCCTTTCCTGGCTGAGCGCATCATCTCCATGCTGAACTACTTCCTGCAGCACCTGGTTGGCCCCAAGATGGGAGCCTTAAAAGTCAAGGATTTCAGTGAATTTGACTTCAAACCCCAGCAGCTCGTTTCAGATATCTGCACCATCTACTTAAATCTTGG GGATGAGGAGAATTTCTGTGCCACTGTGCCCAAGGATGGACGTTCCTATTCCCCAACTCTCTTTGCACAGACAGTCCGAgtcctgaagaaaataaataagcctggAAATATGATTGTGGCTTTCAGCAACTTAGCAGAGAGAATCAAG TCTCTAGCAGACCTCCAACAACAGGAAGAGGAGACCTATGCAGATGCCTGTGATGAGTTCCTGGACCCCATCATGAGCACACTGATGTCTGACCCTGTGGTGCTGCCATCTTCCAGAGTCACTGTGGATAGATCCACCATTGCCAGACATTTGCTCAG